From a region of the Cucumis sativus cultivar 9930 chromosome 6, Cucumber_9930_V3, whole genome shotgun sequence genome:
- the LOC116404535 gene encoding E3 ubiquitin-protein ligase UPL6-like, translating to MSALSEVDLRGSIRVSFVNEFGVEEAGIDGGGIFKDVMENITRAAFDVQYGLFKQIADHLLYPNPGSGMIHEQHLQFFHFLEVLLAKVMFEGILVDILFATFFLSKLKQNFQYQVHWTAWMLMSYGHILLIQVVIIGDWQMV from the exons ATGAGTGCATTGTCTGAAGTTGATCTTCGAGGATCG ATACGTGtgtcttttgttaatgaatttggAGTTGAGGAGGCAGGAATTGATGGTGgtggtatttttaaagatgtcaTGGAGAACATTACACGGGCAGCCTTTGACGTGCAGTATGGTTTATTTAAG CAAATTGCTGACCATTTGCTCTACCCCAATCCTGGTTCGGGAATGATACATGAGCAACATCTccagtttttccatttcctcgaAGTTCTTTTGGCAAAG GTCATGTTTGAAGGAAttcttgttgatatactttttgcaacattcttcttgagcaagttaaaacagaa CTTTCAATATCAGGTTCACTGGACAGCTTGGATGTTGATGAGCTACGGACACATACTACTTATTCAAGTGGTTATCATAGG AGACTGGCAGATGGTTTAA
- the LOC116404533 gene encoding uncharacterized protein LOC116404533 — MAGRRVNNPATGENRVQEAVEEITVLSPKTSTVRLLAVEESLGDLHNKFDKLMESVELLNRRGEFPQPPPRNEINFQNDQRFGEARGRRARGYVRNMNNPRGLQRRRPGYAIQQQLDEDLQEDQEDWQETQEDDSSSGDEQGNMWNFNDEARAGRNNRRIEARRGEYHDYKMKIDLPMYYGKRNIEAFLDWIKSTENFFTYMDTPERKKVHLVALKLRAGASAWWDQLEINRQRCGKQPVRSWEKMKKLLKARFLPPNYEQTLYNQYQNCRQGVRTVAEYIEEFHRLSARTNLSENEQHQVARFVGGLRFDIKEKVRLQPFRFLSEAISFAETVEEMIAIRSKNLNRRSAWETNSTKSKTNDQPSTSTKAKGKEIDNQEVAVERKKEQTFKPSGQNNYSRPSLGKCFRCGQTGHLSNNCPQRKTIAIAEEGGQTSEDSIEAEEETELIEADDGERVSCVIQRLLITPKEEKNLQRHCLFKTRCTINGRVCDVIIDSGSSENFVAKKLVTVLNLKAEAHMSFNGWEER; from the exons ATGGCTGGCCGAAGAGTTAACAACCCTGCCACGGGGGAAAACCGTGTGCAAGAAGCGGTGGAGGAAATCACCGTCCTCTCTCCAAAGACATCAACAGTTCGCTTGCTGGCTGTTGAAGAATCTTTGGGAGATCTCcacaacaaatttgataagttGATGGAAAGTGTCGAACTGTTAAACCGAAGAGGAGAATTCCCACAGCCACCACCACGGAATGAAATTAACTTCCAAAACGACCAACGTTTTGGTGAAGCAAGAGGCCGGCGAGCAAGGGGATACGTTAGAAACATGAACAATCCACGAGGACTTCAAAGAAGGAGACCCGGTTACGCTATACAGCAACAGCTTGACGAAGACcttcaagaagatcaagaagatTGGCAAGAAACCCAAGAAGATGATTCTTCAAGCGGGGATGAACAAGGAAACATGTGGAACTTCAATGATGAAGCACGAGCAGGAAGAAATAACCGAAGAATTGAGGCCAGAAGAGGAGAATACCACGATTATAAGATGAAGATCGACCTTCCCATGTATTATGGCAAACGAAACATAGAAGCATTCTTGGACTGGATAAAGAGTACTGAAAACTTCTTCACTTACATGGATACGCCTGAACGCAAGAAAGTCCACCTAGTAGCCTTAAAATTAAGGGCTGGTGCATCAGCTTGGTGGGATCAGTTAGAAATCAATAGACAAAGATGCGGGAAACAACCGGTTCGCTCAtgggaaaagatgaaaaaattgCTGAAGGCAAGATTCTTACCACCAAACTACGAACAAACTTTATACAATCAGTACCAAAACTGCCGCCAAGGTGTCCGGACAGTAGCTGAGTACATTGAAGAATTCCACCGCCTGAGTGCAAGAACAAACCTAAGCGAAAATGAACAGCACCAGGTTGCAAGATTTGTGGGAGGCCTTCGATTCGACATCAAGGAAAAGGTCAGACTACAACCATTCCGTTTCCTGTCTGAAGCAATATCATTTGCAGAAACGGTAGAGGAGATGATTGCAATTCGATCCAAGAATCTAAATAGAAGATCAGCATGGGAAACAAATTCgacaaaaagcaaaacaaacgACCAACCTTCAACCTCAACAAAAGCAAAAGGGAAAGAGATTGATAATCAAGAAGTAGccgttgaaagaaagaaagaacagaCGTTCAAGCCTAGTGGTCAGAACAACTACTCCCGCCCGTCATTAGGAAAATGCTTCCGATGTGGCCAAACTGGCCACCTGTCCAACAACTGTCCGCAAAGAAAAACCATTGCAATAGCCGAAGAAGGAGGACAGACAAGTGAAGACAGTATAGAAGCAGAGGAAGAAACTGAACTGATTGAAGCAGATGATGGGGAAAGGGTCTCTTGTGTTATCCAACGGTTACTAATTACGCccaaggaagaaaagaacctGCAACGCCACTGTCTTTTCAAGACAAGATGCACCATAAACGGAAGAGTATGTGATGTAATCATAGACAGCGGCAGCAGTGAAAACTTCGTAGCAAAGAAATTAGTAACAGTCTTGAATCTAAAGGCTGAAGCAC ATATGAGTTTCAATGGATGGGAAGAAAGGTAG